AAGTGCCTGACTAAAATTGAGAATAAATGCTTTGCTAGCTGAATAAACAGAAACATAAGGTATTGGTTGAAATGCGGAAAGAGAGGAGACATTAATAATGCTTCCAGAACCACGTTGACGCATTCCTGGTAGAACTCTATGAGTTAAATCAACTAATGCCAAAATATTTAACTGTATTATTTTGACGTGTCGTTCTCTGTCTCGCTTAGCAAAGTCACCATAGTCCCCAAAACCTGCATTGTTGATTAACATATCAACTGTTAATCCCTTTTCAGTGACTGTATTAAAAACAGTATCAGTTGAGCCAGATTCTGTAAGATCCGCAACAATAATATCTACCTGAATCTTGTGTTTTTCTTGTAGATGCTTAGCTAATTGGTTTAGCTTCTCTTCCGAACGAGCAACTAAAACAAGATGTGTATTGCGTGCAGCTAATTCTTCTGCAAAAGCTTTACCAATACCACCAGAGGCACCAGTAATTAAAGCAGTAGACATTCTAGATATTAGGATAGTTTTTTAGCCATTTTATAGATACTAACAATCCTGGAAACAAGTTTTAACCGTCTGGAGTTATATACCTACAAGATTAATACAAAAGGGATTAGCGACTGGAGATTAATTTCCCAGTAGGGTGGGCAATGCCCACCAATATCGAACGGTAGACATTACTGACCCTACACTCAATACTACTCTCCTAAGCGGAAATTAGAACCCCGGTTTCGCAGAAGTTACCGGGGTTCTGACACCTGTTCTGACATCTCAATTATCGTAATCCCTTGCAGTATTGACCCTACCTGTATTTTTTCTCTAACAAGTGGGAATACTAAGCTTAATATATACCAAATGCCTATATGTACCGTCTTAACAATCAAGCCTTTAGAATCTTGCGTGATGAAGC
This genomic interval from Scytonema hofmannii PCC 7110 contains the following:
- a CDS encoding SDR family NAD(P)-dependent oxidoreductase produces the protein MSTALITGASGGIGKAFAEELAARNTHLVLVARSEEKLNQLAKHLQEKHKIQVDIIVADLTESGSTDTVFNTVTEKGLTVDMLINNAGFGDYGDFAKRDRERHVKIIQLNILALVDLTHRVLPGMRQRGSGSIINVSSLSAFQPIPYVSVYSASKAFILNFSQALWAENKPYGVRVLVVCPGPVETNFFAEAKFPQALAAKTSGMSTSEEVVRESLKALERGDSTVVIGGFTTHFISKLARFVPRQTLLFFLEKQFKK